In one window of Salvia splendens isolate huo1 unplaced genomic scaffold, SspV2 ctg746, whole genome shotgun sequence DNA:
- the LOC121791187 gene encoding uncharacterized protein LOC121791187 isoform X2, whose amino-acid sequence MDDFSAYYAPPIHHPYYQPPPPPPPPPGTSPAVQPQIVAYAPPIYPHSSHDQVRTLFVAGLPDDVKPRELYNLFRECPGYQSSNLRPPTSSNNQPFAFATFVDQQTAVMALHAFNGMVFDLEKGSTLYIDLAKSNSRSKRIRADDENQGSEKRLKGAVASSRGDDPGLGSIHTPGMGNSAYNTIGYSSTQSLCNVDGGSMSGASSKSSSSPCPTLFVANLGPHCTEEELTQLFSRCRGFIKLKMQSTYGAPVAFVDFQDTASSTEALSHLQGTALYSSTSGEGMRLEYAKSRMGMRSKRSTR is encoded by the exons ATGGACGATTTCAGTGCTTATTACGCTCCGCCAATCCACCACCCTTACTACCAGCCCcctccgcctccacctccacctccggGAACTTCCCCTGCCGTCCAGCCCCAAATCGTCGCCTACGCTCCCCCAATTTACCCACACTCGTCGCACGACCAGGTCCGCACGCTCTTCGTCGCCGGCCTCCCCGATGACGTCAAGCCGCGAGAACTCTACAATCTCTTCCGTGAATGCCCCGGATACCAGTCCTCTAATCTCAGACCCCCCACCTCATCCAATAATCAG CCTTTTGCTTTTGCAACATTTGTGGATCAACAAACAGCAGTAATGGCTTTGCATGCATTTAAT GGTATGGTGTTTGACCTTGAAAAGGGTTCTACTCTGTATATTGATCTAGCAAAATCTAATTCCCGGTCAAAACGCATACGAGCAG ATGATGAGAACCAAGGATCAGAAAAGAGATTGAAAGGAGCGGTGGCTAGTTCAAGGGGTGATGATCCTG GTCTTGGCAGCATTCACACACCTGGAATGGGTAATTCTGCTTACAACACGATTGGTTATTCTTCCACACAAAG TCTGTGTAACGTTGATGGTGGGTCCATGAGTGGAGCTTCTTCGAAGTCG AGCAGCAGCCCATGTCCAACGCTGTTTGTAGCTAATCTAGGTCCACATTGCACTGAGGAAGAGCTGACACAACTGTTTTCTAG ATGTCGTGGATTTATAAAACTGAAGATGCAAAGTACATATGGAGCACCTGTTGCATTTGTTGACTTTCAG GACACTGCTTCTTCAACCGAGGCTCTAAGCCATCTACAGGGCACAGCTCTCTATTCCTCAACGTCTGGCGAAGGGATGCGGCTAGA ATATGCAAAATCTCGGATGGGAATGCGTAGTAAGAGGTCCACCAGGTAA
- the LOC121791187 gene encoding uncharacterized protein LOC121791187 isoform X1 gives MDDFSAYYAPPIHHPYYQPPPPPPPPPGTSPAVQPQIVAYAPPIYPHSSHDQVRTLFVAGLPDDVKPRELYNLFRECPGYQSSNLRPPTSSNNQPFAFATFVDQQTAVMALHAFNGMVFDLEKGSTLYIDLAKSNSRSKRIRADDENQGSEKRLKGAVASSRGDDPAGLGSIHTPGMGNSAYNTIGYSSTQSLCNVDGGSMSGASSKSSSSPCPTLFVANLGPHCTEEELTQLFSRCRGFIKLKMQSTYGAPVAFVDFQDTASSTEALSHLQGTALYSSTSGEGMRLEYAKSRMGMRSKRSTR, from the exons ATGGACGATTTCAGTGCTTATTACGCTCCGCCAATCCACCACCCTTACTACCAGCCCcctccgcctccacctccacctccggGAACTTCCCCTGCCGTCCAGCCCCAAATCGTCGCCTACGCTCCCCCAATTTACCCACACTCGTCGCACGACCAGGTCCGCACGCTCTTCGTCGCCGGCCTCCCCGATGACGTCAAGCCGCGAGAACTCTACAATCTCTTCCGTGAATGCCCCGGATACCAGTCCTCTAATCTCAGACCCCCCACCTCATCCAATAATCAG CCTTTTGCTTTTGCAACATTTGTGGATCAACAAACAGCAGTAATGGCTTTGCATGCATTTAAT GGTATGGTGTTTGACCTTGAAAAGGGTTCTACTCTGTATATTGATCTAGCAAAATCTAATTCCCGGTCAAAACGCATACGAGCAG ATGATGAGAACCAAGGATCAGAAAAGAGATTGAAAGGAGCGGTGGCTAGTTCAAGGGGTGATGATCCTG CAGGTCTTGGCAGCATTCACACACCTGGAATGGGTAATTCTGCTTACAACACGATTGGTTATTCTTCCACACAAAG TCTGTGTAACGTTGATGGTGGGTCCATGAGTGGAGCTTCTTCGAAGTCG AGCAGCAGCCCATGTCCAACGCTGTTTGTAGCTAATCTAGGTCCACATTGCACTGAGGAAGAGCTGACACAACTGTTTTCTAG ATGTCGTGGATTTATAAAACTGAAGATGCAAAGTACATATGGAGCACCTGTTGCATTTGTTGACTTTCAG GACACTGCTTCTTCAACCGAGGCTCTAAGCCATCTACAGGGCACAGCTCTCTATTCCTCAACGTCTGGCGAAGGGATGCGGCTAGA ATATGCAAAATCTCGGATGGGAATGCGTAGTAAGAGGTCCACCAGGTAA